GACATGCCGAGGCTCAGGGAATCGAGCGGGTTGGAGCGCTGGGCGACCTGGCGGCCGGCGACGATATAGAGGCCCCACATCACCCCATCGATCAGGATCGCGACGAGGCCGACCATGAAATGCGCGTGCTTGGCGGGGTTGGACAGCGAGATGCCCGCGAGCAGCACCACACCGCAGGCGGCGAGCAGGATGCCGACGCGCTCGCGCCAGCCACGGCCGGTGAGCACCGCGACAGCCAGCGGGCCCAGGAACTCGATGGAGACGGCGATGCCCATGTCCATGTTGCTGATGGCCAGGTAGAACATCGTGTTCATCAGCATCACCGACACGCCGGCGGTGACCACGATGCACCAATCGCGGCGGGTCTTGGGAAGGTTCTTACGCTTGGCACGGGAGAGCGGGCGGCGCCAGGCAAACAGCAGGATGGCGACGAAACCGACTCGATACCAAGCAGCCAACACAGGGTCGAGCTGGGTGAAGGCAAGCTTGGCGACCGAAGTGGCCAGGTAGATCATGATTCCTTCTACCATCACGATGGCGACCACCGGCAGGCGGTTGAGCACGACATCGACGCCGTTGTGCAAGGCTTTGGTGGGTGAGGATTTCATAAGGCATACGCTACACCGGAAACGGGTGATGGGGATGTGACTTATCTAATTACGAGAAAGGATAATTGATAGCGGGATATGAATGAGAACCTGAGGGGCAGCGGACAGGACGACAGAGCGAATCTCTGGCCCAGGCGGCGGCACGGCTGTAGATTTCAGTGATGGAAGTTATGGAAGGTCGCGCGATGTGGATTGGGAGTCTAAGCGCAGACACTGTCATCTCAATCAACGCAAGAGCAGTTTTAAAATAGGATGTAGTTAGGATGCAGTCCCAATCCTGAGACCAATGATTGCAACTGGTGGCGTGGTGGGAGCCTCAGTCTTCCAAACTGATTACGTGGGTTCTGCAAGGGTGCGCTATACAAAGGCCGTGTGATTCCGCCACCGCTTTTAATCGTGCGACGACGTTGCTTCGAACCCGAAAAATCAATCCGTTTACAGGGAAGACACCGAACGTATCGCGCCCTCGACGAACCGCGCCCGAAAGCGTGAACCGGCCCTACAATGAGGGTATGAGCACTGCACCGAGACTGGCGGCCGCGAAACGCGACTGGGGACATGACGAGTCCGGCTGCACCGTGCTGCATATCGACATGGATGCCTTCTACGCCTCACTCGAAACGGCGCGGCACCCGGAACTGCGCGGGCGGCCGGTGATCATCGGATGGCTCGGCGAGCGCAGCGTGGTCTCCGCCGCCAATTACGAGGCGCGCAAATACGGCGTCAACTCGGCGATGCCCATGGTTCGCGCCCGGCAACTCTGCCCCGGCGGCGCGTTCGTGCCCGTGGACATGGCCTACTACCGGATGATGTCGAAGCGGATTTTCGACGAGGTGTTCCGCCAGGTGACCGACCAGATCGAACAGGTCTCGGTGGACGAGGGCTATATGGACGTCTCGGGCGCGCTGCTGCGCTGGAAGTCGCCGAGCGTCATCGGGGCATGGATTCGTGCGCAGGTGGCGGCGCGGTTCGGCATCACCTGCTCGGTGGGCATCGCGGCCAACAAACTCGTGGCGAAGATGGCCTCGACCAACGCCAAACCGGATGGGATGCTGCTGATTCCGAAGGCGCGGCACGCCGAATTCGTGCAAATGATGCCACTGCGCGGGATTCCTGGCATCGGGCCGTCGCTTGAGAAGCGGCTCAACGCATGGGGCGTCAAGACCGTGGCCGACCTGGCCAAGATGGACGAGACGGCGCTGCTGCAGGCGACGCGTTCGAAGATCACCGCGCACAACCTTTACCTCGCCGCGCGGGGGCAGGACGAGCGGCCCATCGTCACGCACGCGCCGGAAAAATCGATTGGCGCGGAGATCACGTTCCAGCAGGACACACGCGACATGGAACGGGTGATGGAGCTGCTGCACCATTGCAGCAACGAGGTGACCGCGGCGCTGCGCAAGAAGAGGCTGGTGGCGCGGACGGTGACGGTGAAGCTGCGGTTCGCCGACCTCAGCTACGCGACCAAGGCGCACACGCTGGAGCGGCCGGTGGATTCGACCGAGGCCGTGTATCCCGAGGCGGTCGCGCTGCTGAGGGCCATGCTGA
This Bifidobacterium sp. ESL0790 DNA region includes the following protein-coding sequences:
- a CDS encoding EamA family transporter, translated to MKSSPTKALHNGVDVVLNRLPVVAIVMVEGIMIYLATSVAKLAFTQLDPVLAAWYRVGFVAILLFAWRRPLSRAKRKNLPKTRRDWCIVVTAGVSVMLMNTMFYLAISNMDMGIAVSIEFLGPLAVAVLTGRGWRERVGILLAACGVVLLAGISLSNPAKHAHFMVGLVAILIDGVMWGLYIVAGRQVAQRSNPLDSLSLGMSIAWVLQSLFLAVPAVRGVVHPKPGATWARGPFGPWKLLAVLFVVAFFASFLPYIIDQFLMRRASSARFSVIQSVNPVIAVLVGLLVGEVPTWGELAGVALVIIAVIVTFSGDIRHAETE